The genomic region TCTGAATCCATAATTATATAAAAGAAGATCAGGGTTATCATTATTATGTTGCGAAAGTGTTCATTCCTTATGCAATAACTCCTGTAATGATCCTACCAGAAATGGGGAAATACTCTTCTGGGCATAGGATAGGCTTATGAGAGGCTCtctgtagaaaaagaaaaataatatctCTAGGGGTTTTGCCAGTAACTTAAACAAGAGTAGAGCTAGGCTTATGCTGAATGTTTTTGAAAATCCCAGCTTTGATTTCTTAATGACCATTTGTATGACAGACTACTGCAAGCCATTTatctgcagaaataaatactcgaaatagaagaagaaaacaggacaTAGCCAGGCAAGCTGTGGTTTGTACCAAAGCTTCGTATTTGCTGAAAGACAGATATATAATATTGCTCAGTTTTTTCAGGAAAACCACTACTGAAGCATTTTTGCCAACCTCTTTGAGTTCATGTcaaaaaataatactgaaaacTGACCTTTGGGGATTTTCCTGGGTAGCACTTCACTGTCAGATAGAAAGCCATGGCTCTGAGTCAGCAAGGAATAGGCAGGCCTACCTTTAAACATGTGAAAGTTATTTATAGGAGTAATGTAGCGAATCAGGGTTCATATGAGAGAGATAAGGGGGAAGATTTCATAAAAAAGACTAAACTACAGGAAATCCTGGCAGAGTTATATTTGAAATGCCACATGGGCCCTCTCCCTACCCTCCCTTTAAAATGAATTCATCAGTTGTAGCAAAACTCTTGTTAATAAAAGTGGCGGTgctttgctggttttggtgGTGCTTAACATGGTTGCTTACCAACCTGGTAGTAGACTTACATTATGGTGGAGTATGAAATCCAAGCAAAGCCTCCAGATATCAACAGAGAACAGATTAATGGAGATCTTTCCTATGCCAACAGCTAGCTGGACTCATAATTTCCTGAATGCTGACAGGCACCAGTCAAAGAAGCAACCACCAAGACCTGCAAGGCAGATTGAACACCTACATTCGCTGTGTCCTTGTAGGAACCActcattctttaaaaatcaaacctcCCCAGGGTGCCTCAAGTGGGACACTCAGGAACAGTGGTAGCTAAAAGTTTTATAAAACCTCTAGCCTGAATCTACAATGAATTAGTCCAACACAAAAATAGGTATTTCTAACAAAACCTTGCCTATTCTGATGAAAGACGGTATTTATAATCACCAGCAAGAAGACCACGTTTAGTTATTTTTTCTAGTTCTTCCTCACCCCTCGAAGCAAGCTGAAATGACCTTCCAACAACAGTTTATTTCTTCTTGGCTTGATCTGAACAAAGGCTTTCTATTCCCATGCATGCAAAGGAGAGTGTGGATGCCTTAGTGGTGAAAACCCAAATCTCTCCTTCGAGCTTTGCAGGCTTTCTACTGTCCTCTCAAAAACCAGTCAACCAAGTGTTCATTTGTGGTGAGGAGTGTATCTACCAGGGCAGGGGGCTCTATTAATCTAAAGCCTTCTGATGCTTCCAACACACTTCCTTCTAGCAGGCAGTTAGTTGGTATGGCCTCACAGTATTTCTGGGAATTTGCCATAGACACGGAATGTTCACACAGGCAGTGTGGACAAGCTTTGACTGGTCAAAAGTGATGTCGCTTTTGTTCCATTCCTCCAACTGACTTGAGCATAGTTTCTATAACTGGAGGACCTTGCTTCAGCTTTTGACCAAGgcttcttcagaagaaaaggtCTAAGGGGGAAGGCAGATAAACTAATGCAGGAATTCCTGGCTCAGTAGCACCAGCTTTGCCAGAAGAAAAGCCAGATAACTTTGTGGTGGAACAGTGCAGTTTTAATTAAGGTTTAGTGAGGGTGTTgacaaaaaaggcttttctgctATTTGAAGCAATCAGGTCCACTCACAACATGTgtattttctgaagtatttttagaGATGCCCTCTGTGGCAGGGGGGCTTTTGCAGGTGTTGGGGAGCATGCTGATGTCAGAGGGGAAAATACGCAAATCTTCCCTTCTTTGCATGGCAGAACTTTAACAAAAGCTGTCCCTGGCAGCCCCATTAAAGGGCATGGAGGGCTCTGATCCCTCTCTCACGCTAAAGCTGTCTTGGTAGCAGGGCTCCCTGGAGGGGCTCTAAGGGCTCTCCCTCAGCATGTCAGCCAGCAGGGTCCCATTCTCTGAGCAACTGCAGGCCTGCTGCAAACAGTGGCAAGGGACAAATCTGCAGCTCTTGAGAGCAAACCTAACTACTTGTACTTGccatgggaaaaggaatgagGGAGGGTCCAGTAAACCTGCTCCAATTTCAGAATGGAACACCAGGAGGAAATTCATTTATTCACTTATATCCAGTGCAAGAGGAGATTGTCCCTCTATTCTCTCACCAAGATGAAATGTTGCCCCTACTCTGCCTCATTTTCTGTAATCACCAATAGTTCTGTTTCCTCCAGAGTCACCTACCTAAGTCATTGCTAGATCAGGATAATAATTTGGAACTTcgcagaaaacagcattttggcTCTAGTAAAAAGCAACTGCAGTTATTTCTTCATAGAGCAGGTGATGTTGTTCACGTGCTGCTTATCTGGGCTTTTTGTCTCTTCTCTATTAACGTCAAAAGAGGACAATTTCCATCCCCGTCCAGACTAGTCTGGTGGGATTCACTGGGATAAGACCACATTAGAAACTTGACTAAAGCATCATTTCCCTTAGGAAAGGACAGATATATTAAACTGTAACACTCAAGCTCTGGGCTGTTGAAAGCTTTGCCAGTGTCTTGTGTCTTTTTAAGGGGCTGAAGCTTCCTGCCTTCTATGCAGTACTCGCAGTCATACACTCCTGAGAAATTAAGAACATTTTGATTTCCGAAAAATTCACCACTAACAATAAAATTCCTGTTCAGCATAAAAATGGTTCTGTTTCCCCAAAATTTTACAATGCCCTGGCTGTGTCATGTTTTGAGAGACCCCAGCCAGCTAAGGAAAAGCTCAAGATTTCAGTTACTGGCTTGGAGTATCTCTATTTTGAAATGTCCAGCCTGAGGTCCAGTAAGACTCATCCTTGTAAGCACCAAAGGACCACAGCTCAGGCTGAGGTCACAGAGAGTAGATGGTGGCCATCGCTTTCAAAAATTCAGGTGTAGGCAGCTGAAATTGGCTTCTCAGAAACAGGTATTTCTAACACaacttctgaaaatacagaattccCCATATGAGAAATCAAATGGTGAGCATGTGGGGCCGGAAGCCATTCCCACTCAACTCAACCACAGTTTCACAATGATAGGAATTTGTTTTTTAAGGCTGGAAGCTTGTCCAGGTTGGGTCAACATCAGTTTGCACCATCTGGGGATGTAATACTTGACTGTTACCCATTGCCTCTTTCCACTCTGACACAATTTTTTCCTGGGAGTGCAAGGGTCTTAACTACCTTGGGGTTTCTAACGGCTGGAGCTAACTGAACATTCCTTGTGGTACTGAGTTGTATGGGAATTTAGCAAAGATCTCTTCTCAGGCAGCAGATCCCTTGTCTCAAGACATCTTCTGATTAAACCGTCAAGCTGTGGGACGTGCAGCTAAAGAGAGCAACAGAGTTTGAAGgaacatttaaagaaatatttttgacaaTTCCCAGTGCAGCTGGGATGATGACACACGCTCTGGTCCTAACAATCTTGCCTGGCAGGCAAGGGCTGGGGCTTTATatgtaaatacaaatatatatttacatattttctaCATCTGTTAtgaatttgttttccctttggttCTATTTAAAGTATGTCTTGTCCTATTATCTCTGAGGCTGAAATTTGGAAGGGTTTCTTAATAAACTCTATGTACTACAGAGCCACAAGAAAAATTCTCCCTCCTCCACAGCTTTTCAGACAGTTCTTCTACAGTTATTCCTTCCTTGTATTTCTAAATGCCATCTGCCCAGCCTATGAAAGGAGCACAGTTTTCTAAGtggattcctgctgggaagggtATAATCTCACCACCAACTTCCAGGGATTTATACTGGGTTAGTCTAACCCATTtgtcctgccagcccagctttGTAATTGTCCCACAGCTTGGTGCCTCTTTCAGAGAGCTTCCTGCTGTCagctcagagtcccatccacAGTTTCTGcatcctggaagaaaagcttcCTGCTGCAAAGGACCAGCACCAGAGCCACCACTGCAGAGATGGATCCCAGCAGCCTCCGAGGCTGAGCGATGCCACCGCCAGGGTTAGAGCTGCGAAAGGACCTTGTGAGCAAAGTTCAACCCACCGTCCTGACAGGCTATTTATGCAGTCTATGGAGCAAAGCTAAACAGGACAGCAAGCAGGGTTTGGACTACGTGAGAGAGAGACACGCTTTATTTGTGTTAAGTAAATAGGATAaagtgaaaggggaaagggcaaaaaagaaaatgtcaagGCGGGTGAACGCCAACATTCCCACATGGTCTCTGACAGCAAAGGCTTCAGTGCAGGGTGCTCACTGTGAGAAAGATCGGGCATGGATTTTCAGAGGTGCTCAGTGTTAAAAAAACCTGAGTTCACACTGGCAGTCGAGGTGCTTTGCTGAATGAAAAAGTAGGGTGATGTCCTGACCCAGAAGTGCTCTTATAgccagcacccacagctgatttctttattttgataGCAGTCACCTACGTAATTCCTTCGTGGCCCTGGGCCTGGTGCAATACTCAGTGTGAACTCTAAGCCCAGcacttgagttggaaggagtcTTCTGGAGATTCATAAAATTGTCttacaaaatgctttttcaagGAACAATTAAGCATCAGTGCAAATAAATCTAATTTCCTTAAAAGTTCAGGGCTCTGTATGGTCAGATGAAGTGCAAAACAAAAGGTTTTCTGCACTGATGAAATTCCAGGAAATACAGGGCGGGGAGTAAGGAATAGAGAGAGATAGCCAGAAACAAAATGCTCAGATCATCTATCCAAAAAAGTTGCTTCTCCAGCCAAATTACTCAGTCTTTTATGAGAACGATGTCTTGGTTTGGCAAGGAGGAGAAGACAGCTCCAccagataataaaaaaaagctcCAGTTGAATTCTGAAACCCTGGAATCAGTCACCCTGGGACAGGTACTAGAGACCTTGGGCTGATGCTAGCAAACATCAGAATTTCTATTGGCTCAACAAAAGCATTCCTGCAGATTCATCTCCAGAAGCAGCTCATTAAAATGAGCTGTGAATCCCTGAGATGAATGTTGAATTAAACCAATAAGCTCCTTATATATACTGAATTTACATGAGTATCAGACGTCTCCCTTCATTAGGCTGGTTATGACTTACCCTGTAGCTATAACTGAGGCTCTGGTGTTGCAAAGTTTTACTGCACATGATTATGGAGTCAATAACAAATTTATCTGCAAACTCATTTGCCTGCAATAACTAAAAATGCTCCTGTCTTGCCTCCTTGCTCCTGTCTTGCTCAAACCATAAAAACTCAACAATTTCTGAGAACCACTGGAATGCCTATGCAggaaacataaaagaaaaccagGTCTGTCTACAGATTTACTGTGTGACTTCTGCTAAGACATATCACTCTTCACTTATCTTCTGTaataaataggaaaattaaGACTCTGagctcccaccccaccccagaGCTGTGCACTCTCAGAGCTGTACAAACATGTACATAATTACTCCTCAGAGCTTGCCACAAATGTGCAGCATGCCCAGCCATCCAGAACTTTCTAAaagtcattatttttaaaatgaagcaaataGTTTGCCCTCAGCTTCACTTTTTAACtagtgtgtttaaaaaaaaagaaaaaagttgtttCATAATTGTTATTACAGAAGAGACTTGCAGTATAATTTCCACCACCAGCACAATTAGACCTTATTCACCTCAGGTGCAAGAACAGGCATGCTGACTTTGAATATACACCTCATAATTCCTGACTCAATTAGCACACAGCAGATAATCATTCCTTCTGCAATGTATTTATGCCTGCTTACCCTTCTGCATCATTGGCTTCTTCCCTTTATTCCCACTGGTTTCTACGTGGTCGTAATCTAGCACCTACAGCCATGgcttcttgttttaaaaagctcaagagagagaaaatgaattaGAACTGTTAcagcctttttcccccccataaTATCCAAACCTTGCATCCTAATCCAAACTGcctgtaatttaaaaaagcagaatataCACCACAGGTATCTTGGTTGGCTGCATCAAGGGTGAAGCTTAATGGTGTCTTGCTCAGAGCCAATACGAAGACATTGCCAACCACTTCCTTTATTGTAACAAGTCCCCAGCACACCCAGCTGCCCTTATGATGCCCAcctgttttccaagaaaaacaatctAAAGCCTTCTGGTGATCAGGGGGAttccaaaaaaatgaaaactgactcccctttttcccctctcaccAGCTGATTACTCTGTTCAAAGCCATCTGACTGAAGTCAACTCACACTCGACAGCAGTGAATGGCCATCAGTCTTTTTTGATCAAATTACTGCTCAAACCCCGTAAATTTTACCAACAAGAGCATTGTCAATAAACTGTCCCTTTTCCAgatggggaggagaaaggaCCATGACCATCTGTCTCTGAGCTACAAATAAGCTGTGCTGTGTCTGCTCAGCCAGCTCTGTCTCACCTGCAGCACACCGGGCACACAAACCTCATTTATCTTCAACAGAAAACCCCCAGTCAGCTGTTCTCCACCAAACTTTTCTAGAGCTGAAAGCTCTGCGTGCTTTGCAGTGCCAAATGCTTCACAGCAAGGGAGTCTCTGTGGCCACCCACATCATATTCAAATGCAGAAATGAGCCAAGAAGGTTTGCATAAACAACTTGGTACAAAGTGCTGAGATGCCGCCGTATTTCTGCATGACAAGTTCATTACCACTTGGCATTGGCTCATGCTGATgtacagtgaaaaagaaaagggggagagagagactCTTCACAGTtacattaatttcattttatttaataaaaaacagtgtcagattaaaaatacaaacacttTGGGTGATTATCCAGCGTTTTTCCCTGTGTGCCTCGTAGAGCTCAAACCAACCAAGgattgggagaaaaaaacaaaaaaacccaaaaaataacACCAAAACAATTTTGGCCGGAGCTGTAAAATAATGTTGCACCAATTAAATTACACCAAATAtattattataactttgaaatggCTTTCAGaccaataaattaaaaaaaagacaaattcaaataaaaaagttGACTttgtattacaaaaaaaattaaataagaatCACAACACTAATAGTAACAATGTGCAgtcaagtttttttttttcttctcttctaggAATGATAACATGCCAGTAAACATGTAACATGCCAGTAACATGCCAGTAAATCCCTACATAACGTTTCCAGTTTGGCAGCAAGCAGTCACTCACTCATTCACATTTGTACACAAGGAAGCAGGCCTGGGCAAAAGCCTCAGAGATAGGAGCCTTCAGGGTGCTCCTGACTTCCCTGCCACAGCCGGCTGAGTTCCCTTCCCTTCATCCTGAAACCTCTATAAATCCACTCAAGGTTTAGTGCCAGATGTGCAGGGAAGGTGTGATGCTCCAGCCTCAACGGGACAGCACTGACTCACACCAGTTGAGGATGCAGCTCTTACACCCCAAGGCATGAGTTGAAAGCCGTGGCTGCAAGGCACATCCACCCTTGTTTCAGAAAGGCCATGGAGACTAAGCTgagttgttttaaaatgcacCACAGCAAACCTGTTAATTCAACACACTGCAAAATGGGGTGCTGGTTTGGGATGGGGTAAAAGAGCACATGCAGGGCTTGTGAGAGAAGACGAGACGTCTGAGTATCATACAGAGAGGTACACATCTGTAGAGAAGTGACCTGCAGTTGCCCTTCCTGAGCAAATGACAGTGAGCCAGATTTCACTTGACCGCCTGAGAGCACGTCTCTCAGAGATTTCATGGTATTGATGCCATTTATTTCAGAGCCAAATTCGGTCCAGTGTAAGTAAATAAGTAACAAGTAAAGGTTCTCCACAGAGGCAGATTAACTGATTTAGGAAACTCAAGCTGGTTCATCTTTATGCTAGGCAGCCCACTTGATTTTTAGGAGGAACTGGCAGATTTAAGTACCATGATACACTGAATAAGAGAAATCTGCAAGTGAAATAGCTCCCTGTCCCAGATGCCAACGATATATGCACTTATCCCCGATTCCCAAGGAATCCCCAGAGGAACTCTATTTAGTTTCTGCACCATCTCTAGGATTTGGGACACAGTGGGTCAAACTCTGCTTTCAGTTCCAGTTACAGGGCAGGAGTGAGACCAGAACTTGCCCCcatgcccctctgctctgggtaTGAGTGTCAACACAAGTTTTGCAGCTGTGGATCATTTGACATCATTGGCTGAAACCTGTGATTTAATCGCACCAGTGCACCTCCAAGAAAGCCAGGGGCTATGTGCTCATGGAAATGAGACTGAAATGGGCCTGAAGATTCCAGTTTGCCCAGGCCTGTCAAACACACAGTGCCTTTCTGACATAGACTTACATTCAGGTAATCCAGTAGACCCATGTGGTACCTTTATGGGAGTTGAAGCCTTCAGTCTGGATAGCTGGACATGTCTGAGAACACAAACacatatcctttttttttcaaactggtAACATTGCACACTCAGTACCAGCTACACTAGATAGAGGCAGGCCCACAATTTTATGCAAACTCCGTTATTAAATCTACCATTATCATTTCATCACTCAATTCTTTCTGCTCCATTATCACCAACCTAGGAACATTTTCATCTGGAGAAAGGCATCTTCCCACTAACTTTCTGACCTCTACCCATTTCCTACATTCTACAACCTTTTCCTTACCTAACATTCTGGTTGCAAACTACTGTCACCCCAAATACTACAAGCTAGCAGCAAGGTGGCACCGTTTGCTGACAGTGACCGAACTCTAGATTAGAGAGTCAGCTAACCCTTGAGACCCATCTTTGTCTGGGCATTCATCTGGCTGGCCATTTTGCAAGAGTCACAGATTGAACATATGGGTTGAAATGCCTTAAAAGGTCATTTAGCTGCTGATAACACCCATTCCTTCCAGTTCCCATTATCATTTCTGTGGCTCTGTTTTTGCTGGTAGGAGCAGGAGTTGGAAACAATTTTAGAACTTTCTGCTCAGTGAAGAGCAATGGCTCTGGACACTGTGGGAGGGTCCAGATATGAATGCCTGCTCCATCGCTTGTCCACAAACACCTCATGAGGTTTTTCTGGGGCAAGTCTCTCAAATTATCTTAGAACATGTTCAGAACCTCTCCGGTCATCCTGGTGGAAGGGACCATGGTGACCACCTAGCCTGGCATCCTGCATAACGCAAGCCAAAGATTCCCACTGTGCAATCATTTGTACCCAGACAAATAACTTCAGAGGGAAATAAAGCCTCTTGTCTAAAAGGCATCCAAATTTAACTTGAAGAATTCAGTTCATCTCTTGATAAAGCTTATCTCATGTTAACTACAAACCTCTCAAAACACGTGTCCCTCACTTCCAGTTTTAATTCTGTCTAGCTTTGACTTTGAGCCATCAAATCTTGATGCTTTTGTCTGCTAGCTCTTGATGTGCTTTCATGACAGATACAAACACCAAAGGTTTTTCTCTGGTCAGGTAGGTAATATTCTGAGGACACAAAATTAGAGAAGTGTGAGATGACTTTGGGGCAACTTTACTCAGAGTTCAGCTAAGTAGGTACAGTCAGCTCCTCTGAATCAAAACCTACCATTGTCAGCAAATCAGTGACCTGGCTTACTCCATCATAAAGGTACACAGAATaactcccttccctcccttttccatcTTCCCTCTGCTAGTTGAGCTTGTTGCAGATCTCTAGGGCTTTCTTGTAGACCTGAGTCACATCATCCATGTCTGTGAGAAGAGAAAAACTGCTGTCCCCCAGACGGTTGCGGTAACGCTTTAGATACTGTGGCCGTGGGCGGTTCTGAAGTCCTTCGAAGTCTTGGATCTGGAGGAAATTTTCAGCAGAGACACAGCTCCGTATTCTCTGCCTGTTTGGCCTGTTCTCTTGCAAATCCAGCAAATCAAATGAGTCACTGGACAAAATACTGTCGTCACTAATCACGCTGGAAGGGCGACTGTAACTTCGAGGTAATACGTCCCCAGGCAAGACCATTTCTTCCATGGCCTCCAGCGTTGGTGTATCAGGGCTAATCAAAGGAGGTTCAGTGCTGTTGGTAGAATACTTGCTGTTATGTTTCAAGATGCCCTTACGCCTGCAGGAATGGCTGTAAGACCCATTTCTGGATGGCTCTGTGACCCCTGGAGAAGTGTCACTGTTTACTGTCTCATCATTATTGTCCAACAGTTCAGAAGATTCGCTTCTTTCTGGAGAGGAGTAATAGCCAGACTCCCTCTGCTGAGTCTTCTTTAAGATTCCTTTTTTTGGCATTAGTGAAGACTGCTTAGTGCCATATTTGCCAGCTACCTCTCCCTCTACAACACTTTTAATGGCCGCACCAGTCCTACACAACTCTTGCTCCAGCTTAAAAGCAGAGGGTAACACTGGGCTGACAACTCCTTCAATGAAACCTGCACTGTGAGAGCGATGTTCGCTGttgctccttttcttcaggaTGCCTTTGGGTCTCTTGGAGGTCGGTTTGGTTGCATTTTCAGCTCCTCCTTCCTGGATGGACTGTGCAatatcattttccttttttgattttttcagAGACCTCTGTCTCTCTAGTGTGACTTCAGGACCTTTGGGCTTAGAAAGGCACTTGATTTTGGTATCAGTCTCTGGTTGGAGGCCAGTAGAACGGTGATGCCAATCAATGAACCTTGCCAGCAGTGGCGACTCGGAGTCCCTCATGGCATCACAGTCACAGACACTGCTCTTGTAGCCCCAGTTAACCCACCAGTGGTTGGCAATGTCTTCAATGGTTGCTCGTCGTTCAGGGTTCACCATCAGCATCCACCTGATAAGACCACGAGCATCTATAGATGAAGAATGGCATATAACATTTTTAGAACATAGCATTCTTAAGTCTGTCAGTTTAAATTGGAAGTGTGAAGCCaatcaaacaagcaaaaataatgCTCCATCCAACAGGAGAAGTGAAAGGGAACAAGGCTTTGACTACCAGTCAATGAGGGAAAATGCCTCTGAGCACTACTTTTTATCAGAAGAATATGATTCACTCTGGAAAATGTACACTGGGCTATCCAATAAATTAATGTTTGTACTGTATTAGACAGTGAATAGTTCCATATTACTGAAGGAAGTCACCAATCTATTGACTCAAATGACAAaacttagaagaaaataaaatggaattgGGATATTTTAAATGATCTACACATTATCGCTTCTGTATTTACTTTTTCCATAAACAACGCAGTCTTCTGTGTATTGTGAAGGTTTATTTTCATACAGAGAGCGAGAAGGCAGGAAGCTGAAAAGGATGGCAAACAACTGATACAAgataaatattcatttaaataTAATATATGCATAGATATTTAAGGCTGGAAGGAGTCATAATCAGTGAGCCAGACTTAGCTGATACTTTTCAGTCAGGTGACAGCTTAATGTGCTATCCTAGAAGCCGACGTGAACACAGTGGCATTAATTCAGATTTTGGCCTGCCTTCTTTAATCAGAGACTGTGTTGCTCTGACCAttctccttctctctgcttGTGATAGACCACAGTGTAGTGAGTGGACTGATCTGTACATGTATGTTGTATCAGTTTACAGCTTGTCTGAACAATTCCACTTGCAATAGCTAACAGACCTTCCACTGTCTGAACAATTCCACTTGCAATAGCTAACAGACCTTCCACTGTACTTAAAAGAGACCATTACAGCTTCCCCAAGGCAACAAAATCTATCTGCTACCAACCTTTAATTTCAAATGGGCTTTTGGAAAGTGCTGTACCCAGATGGCAATTTATAGCACATGAACTCAGTAGGagaatcagattttttttttggtgtacaTCATTCTAATACGACACTGTAAGATGTTGGAAGGGGCCAAACAAAATGCTCCATTCTGAACTGCTGTCAGCTCAGTACATGgctctccctcctttttcatACCTGAGGTCTGTGTTGGCTCACGATATTCTCCACTGCTGATCTGCCTGATGAGATTTTTGTGATCGAAGCCATCAAAGGGCATCGTTCCATAAACCAGAGTGTAAAGCAATACACCGAGGGCCCAGCTGTCAACCTGAAATACAGACACAACACATGTGAAGCCCAGGAAAGCTGATCCCTGCCCTTCTCCCTTCCATCAGCACCACAAGAGCAGCATCATGTCCAGCTGCACCTACTGCTGGGCAAACTGGTGTCTAACATGTCACTAACCACCCACAGGCAATGTAAACAAAAGCAAGTGAAGGCAGCTTAAGAACTTCAAATACAGGACAGACCCAAGTGAACTCACATGTACAGTAACATTTGCATTAGGACTAGCCCTCAAGAACATTATCATCAAAAGCATCCCCATACCACCACAGAAAAACTGACCCTTCTTACCTCTGGGCCTCTGTAAGGCCGTCCATTAACTATTTCAGGGGAAGCATACAGTGGGCTTCCACAGAAGGTCTGCAGAAACTTGTCTTTATGATAGAGGTTGGAGAGTCCAAAATCAGCAATCTGCAAATAGAATTGTACAAGGCATTTGTAATATTAATGATTTCTTAAAGTAACAGAATATCCTTTATCAGGAAAGACTTAGCTGTATTTATCTCTGCCGTAGGGCAAGGAATTCGATGTGgattttacttttctctctcaagaTCCCTCAGAGAAGAAGGCTTCCCAGGTTAAATCCTCCTGATTAGGAACAAGGATGCTTTGGTTCCATTCACAGA from Corvus hawaiiensis isolate bCorHaw1 chromosome 4, bCorHaw1.pri.cur, whole genome shotgun sequence harbors:
- the NUAK1 gene encoding NUAK family SNF1-like kinase 1 produces the protein MEGAEAAAHGSSSSSPSPAQPRCSSCGPGPPGGEAAAAAAAMEEPVGAAPSPEVTAARKQQGVKRHHHKHNLKHRYELQETLGKGTYGKVKRAIERFSGRVVAIKSIRKDKIKDEQDMVHIRREIEIMSSLSHPHIITIYEVFENKDKIVIIMEYASKGELYDYISERRRLSERETRHFFRQIVSAVHYCHKNGVVHRDLKLENILLDDNFNIKIADFGLSNLYHKDKFLQTFCGSPLYASPEIVNGRPYRGPEVDSWALGVLLYTLVYGTMPFDGFDHKNLIRQISSGEYREPTQTSDARGLIRWMLMVNPERRATIEDIANHWWVNWGYKSSVCDCDAMRDSESPLLARFIDWHHRSTGLQPETDTKIKCLSKPKGPEVTLERQRSLKKSKKENDIAQSIQEGGAENATKPTSKRPKGILKKRSNSEHRSHSAGFIEGVVSPVLPSAFKLEQELCRTGAAIKSVVEGEVAGKYGTKQSSLMPKKGILKKTQQRESGYYSSPERSESSELLDNNDETVNSDTSPGVTEPSRNGSYSHSCRRKGILKHNSKYSTNSTEPPLISPDTPTLEAMEEMVLPGDVLPRSYSRPSSVISDDSILSSDSFDLLDLQENRPNRQRIRSCVSAENFLQIQDFEGLQNRPRPQYLKRYRNRLGDSSFSLLTDMDDVTQVYKKALEICNKLN